One window from the genome of Microbacterium sulfonylureivorans encodes:
- a CDS encoding phosphotransferase: MPDKPAAELVIDEALVRRLVCAQAVPAIADAATLPLRKVAEGWDSEVWRLGPHHAVRLPRRALAAPLIRNEHRALPIIAPRVEATGVRVPLPVLEGAPDEGYPWAWSVVPWIEGSRGIDAPRPERAGWAAALAAALAALHIEAPADHPVNPVRGRPLATRAAAFDDRLRGLIATGHVDSADACRLGAAWSAGLEAPAWTSPPVWIHGDLHPGNLVAAGPVLRGIIDFGDVTAGDPAYDLAVAWLAFDTAGRTAFIAATGATYDAPTWTRAHAWAAAIAVTLLAHSDDNPDYAALGAESVREVVAAASPV, translated from the coding sequence ATGCCCGACAAACCGGCCGCCGAACTGGTCATCGACGAGGCGCTCGTGCGCAGGCTCGTCTGCGCGCAGGCGGTCCCCGCGATCGCGGATGCCGCCACCCTCCCGCTTCGCAAGGTCGCCGAGGGCTGGGACAGCGAGGTGTGGCGCCTCGGACCTCACCATGCCGTCCGACTCCCCCGCCGGGCACTCGCCGCGCCGCTCATCCGCAACGAGCACCGCGCGCTGCCGATCATCGCGCCGCGAGTCGAGGCGACCGGGGTCCGCGTTCCGCTGCCCGTCCTCGAGGGTGCGCCCGACGAGGGATATCCGTGGGCGTGGTCGGTCGTGCCGTGGATCGAAGGCTCACGCGGCATCGACGCGCCGCGCCCCGAGCGCGCAGGATGGGCGGCAGCGCTCGCCGCCGCGCTCGCCGCGCTTCACATCGAGGCGCCGGCCGACCACCCGGTGAACCCCGTCCGCGGACGTCCGCTCGCCACGCGGGCCGCCGCGTTCGACGATCGGCTTCGCGGTCTGATCGCGACCGGGCACGTCGACAGCGCCGACGCGTGCCGGCTCGGCGCCGCCTGGTCGGCGGGACTCGAGGCGCCGGCGTGGACCAGCCCGCCGGTCTGGATCCACGGCGACCTGCACCCGGGCAACCTCGTCGCCGCAGGCCCCGTCCTCCGCGGCATCATCGACTTCGGCGACGTGACCGCCGGCGACCCCGCGTACGACCTGGCCGTCGCGTGGCTGGCGTTCGACACAGCCGGGCGCACCGCGTTCATCGCGGCGACCGGGGCCACCTACGACGCCCCCACCTGGACGCGCGCGCACGCCTGGGCCGCCGCGATCGCGGTGACGCTGCTCGCGCACAGCGACGACAACCCCGACTACGCGGCGCTCGGAGCCGAATCCGTCCGGGAGGTCGTGGCTGCGGCATCCCCGGTCTGA
- a CDS encoding DeoR/GlpR family DNA-binding transcription regulator, with amino-acid sequence MYATERHEQIERLLLVDGRVSVVDLAGRFDVTTETVRRDLDQLESAGALRRVHGGAVAIDRASTAESPLAERLQRHSAAKSAIGQRAAAAVGEAFRGSVFLDAGTTTAAVASHLAPRLSTGSIEVVTHALTLANALAAVPGAALTLIGGRVRGLTAAAVGADTVRAIESMRPDVAFLGTNGVSADFGLSTPDPDEAAVKRAIVRSARRVVVVADSDKLGRELLVGFAPLAEIDVLVTDAEPDPVLSAALSDADVEVWLA; translated from the coding sequence GTGTACGCAACGGAGCGCCATGAGCAGATCGAGCGACTGCTGCTCGTCGACGGACGCGTGAGCGTGGTCGATCTCGCGGGTCGCTTCGACGTCACGACCGAGACGGTGCGCCGCGACCTCGACCAGCTCGAGTCCGCGGGGGCGCTGCGCCGTGTGCACGGCGGCGCCGTCGCGATCGATCGGGCGAGCACCGCCGAGTCGCCCCTGGCAGAGCGCCTTCAGCGCCACAGCGCCGCGAAGTCCGCGATCGGGCAGCGCGCGGCCGCGGCGGTCGGCGAGGCGTTCCGCGGATCTGTGTTCCTCGACGCGGGCACCACGACCGCCGCGGTCGCGAGCCACCTGGCCCCGCGCCTGTCGACCGGATCGATCGAAGTGGTGACGCACGCGCTCACCCTCGCGAACGCCCTCGCGGCCGTCCCGGGCGCCGCCCTGACGCTGATCGGCGGGCGGGTCCGCGGCCTCACCGCCGCCGCCGTGGGCGCCGACACCGTGCGGGCCATCGAGAGCATGCGTCCCGACGTCGCCTTTCTCGGCACGAACGGCGTGTCCGCCGACTTCGGGCTCAGCACTCCCGACCCCGACGAAGCGGCGGTCAAGCGCGCCATCGTGCGCTCCGCGCGGCGGGTCGTCGTCGTCGCCGACTCCGACAAGCTCGGCCGCGAGCTGCTCGTCGGCTTCGCGCCCCTCGCCGAGATCGACGTGCTCGTGACCGATGCCGAGCCCGATCCCGTGCTGTCGGCGGCCCTCTCCGATGCCGACGTGGAGGTGTGGCTCGCATGA
- the pfkB gene encoding 1-phosphofructokinase: protein MIVTLTANPSLDRTITLDEPLRPGDVQSASGAREDAGGKGINVARVVSAAGVGAIAVLPLAADDPFDGALRAAGIEARRVPVRGHVRANVTITDASGVTTKLNLPGATLTRADASAVVRAVVEASAGARWLVLAGSLPPGAGDGFYVDVIDAVRDALGAKAPLIAVDTSGPALAAVVERGEPDLIKPNDEELAELAGVTLPSGDLAGAVVEVARGLVPSRVRAALVTLGADGAVLVSADGAWAAAPPAIRVVSTVGAGDSSLAGYVLADEDGAGPEERLRRAIRYGAAAASLPGTQAPTPADLPAGDVVVTRLSPPA from the coding sequence ATGATCGTGACGCTCACCGCGAACCCGTCCCTCGACCGGACGATCACCCTCGACGAGCCGCTGCGTCCCGGAGACGTCCAGTCTGCGTCGGGCGCCCGCGAGGATGCCGGCGGCAAGGGGATCAACGTCGCTCGAGTCGTCTCGGCGGCGGGCGTCGGTGCGATCGCGGTCCTCCCTCTCGCCGCGGACGATCCCTTCGACGGAGCACTTCGTGCGGCCGGCATCGAGGCGCGCCGTGTGCCCGTGCGCGGACACGTGCGGGCGAACGTCACGATCACGGATGCGTCGGGCGTCACCACCAAGCTCAATCTCCCGGGCGCGACGCTGACCCGCGCGGACGCGTCCGCCGTCGTCCGGGCGGTCGTCGAGGCATCTGCGGGCGCCCGCTGGCTGGTGCTCGCCGGCTCGCTCCCGCCGGGGGCCGGCGACGGCTTCTACGTCGACGTGATCGACGCCGTGCGGGACGCGCTCGGAGCCAAGGCTCCGCTGATCGCGGTCGACACCTCTGGACCCGCCCTCGCGGCGGTCGTCGAGCGCGGCGAGCCGGACCTGATCAAGCCCAACGACGAGGAGCTCGCCGAGCTGGCCGGGGTGACGCTGCCGTCCGGCGATCTGGCGGGCGCGGTCGTCGAGGTCGCGCGCGGCCTCGTCCCGTCGCGTGTGCGCGCCGCGCTCGTCACCCTCGGCGCCGACGGGGCAGTGCTCGTCTCCGCCGACGGCGCCTGGGCGGCCGCCCCGCCTGCGATCCGGGTCGTCAGCACAGTCGGCGCGGGCGACAGCTCGCTCGCCGGCTATGTGCTCGCCGACGAGGACGGCGCCGGCCCGGAGGAGCGCCTCCGCCGCGCGATCCGCTACGGCGCGGCCGCGGCATCCCTCCCCGGCACACAAGCCCCGACACCCGCCGACCTCCCCGCCGGCGACGTGGTCGTCACTCGCCTCTCGCCGCCCGCCTGA
- a CDS encoding PTS fructose transporter subunit IIABC — translation MSQTITPDLVSLDVGLGSDKAAVIRSLAARVVAQGRATDADGLFADAWAREQKDETGLPGGIAIPHAKSAAVTQPSLAFARLSPGVDFGAPDGPADLVFLIAAPEGAAEAHLAVLSKLARSLMQDDFTAGLRAAKTNDEVVAIVRNAIGEGDASAAPAAVAAPAAAAAPVADGLAIDGRPARIVAVTACATGIAHTFMAADALTAAGTVAGIDLAVEPQGSSGYQALPREVIENADAVIFATDVDVREQQRFAGKPFVRSGVKRGIEQPRELIAEAVAAANNPNAARVSGTATDGAAAAGSDSISWGARIQRILLTGVSYMIPFVAGGGLLIALSFLPFLGGVNVNADNQAFDIVVNNALWALPAGGLGQYIGSMLFVIGATSMGFLVSALAGYIAFAIADRPGIAPGFVAGAVAVLMNAGFIGGIVGGLLAGFIAYAIGRINAPRWLRGLMPVVIIPLLASIVASGLLILFLGRPIATLMEWLNTWLTDLAGTSGIVIVGVILGLMMCFDLGGPVNKVAYAFAVAGLGAATAENPTPYLIMGAVMTAGMVPPLAMAFASTVLARRMFTPVERENGVAAWLLGAAFISEGAIPFAAADPLRVIPASMVGGAVTGALTMLFGVQSLAPHGGIFVLFAINPIWGFLVALIAGVLVSGFLVVAFKRFIAPKELAEAESIPAVAVPA, via the coding sequence GTGTCCCAGACCATCACCCCGGACCTCGTCAGTCTCGACGTCGGGCTCGGCTCCGACAAGGCCGCGGTCATCCGCTCACTCGCCGCACGCGTGGTCGCGCAGGGTCGCGCGACCGACGCCGACGGCCTCTTCGCGGATGCCTGGGCTCGTGAGCAGAAGGACGAGACGGGTCTTCCCGGCGGCATCGCGATCCCGCACGCGAAGAGTGCCGCGGTGACGCAGCCGTCCCTCGCCTTCGCGCGTCTCTCGCCCGGAGTCGATTTCGGCGCGCCCGACGGCCCTGCCGACCTCGTCTTCCTCATCGCCGCGCCCGAGGGTGCCGCGGAGGCGCACCTCGCCGTGCTGTCGAAGCTCGCGCGCAGTCTCATGCAGGACGACTTCACCGCCGGGCTCCGTGCGGCGAAGACGAACGACGAGGTGGTCGCGATCGTGCGCAACGCGATCGGCGAGGGGGATGCCTCGGCCGCCCCCGCCGCCGTTGCGGCGCCTGCGGCCGCCGCAGCTCCGGTCGCGGACGGTCTCGCGATCGACGGGCGACCGGCGCGGATCGTGGCGGTGACCGCGTGCGCGACGGGCATCGCGCACACGTTCATGGCGGCCGACGCCCTCACCGCGGCAGGAACCGTCGCCGGGATCGACCTGGCCGTCGAGCCGCAGGGCTCGAGCGGCTACCAGGCGCTGCCCCGCGAGGTGATCGAGAACGCGGACGCCGTCATCTTCGCGACGGACGTCGACGTGCGGGAGCAGCAGCGGTTCGCGGGCAAGCCCTTCGTGCGATCCGGCGTCAAGCGGGGCATCGAGCAGCCGCGCGAGCTCATCGCCGAGGCCGTCGCCGCCGCGAACAATCCGAACGCCGCCCGGGTGTCGGGCACCGCGACGGATGGCGCCGCCGCGGCCGGGAGCGATTCGATCTCGTGGGGCGCGCGCATCCAGCGGATCCTGCTCACCGGCGTCAGCTACATGATCCCGTTCGTCGCAGGCGGCGGCCTCTTGATCGCGCTGAGCTTCCTGCCCTTCCTCGGGGGCGTGAACGTCAACGCGGACAACCAGGCGTTCGACATCGTCGTCAACAACGCGCTGTGGGCTCTGCCCGCCGGCGGGCTCGGTCAGTACATCGGCTCGATGCTCTTCGTGATCGGTGCGACGTCCATGGGATTCCTCGTGTCGGCCCTCGCCGGGTACATCGCGTTCGCGATCGCCGACAGGCCCGGCATCGCGCCGGGATTCGTCGCCGGCGCCGTGGCCGTCCTCATGAACGCCGGCTTCATCGGCGGCATCGTCGGCGGTCTGCTGGCGGGTTTCATCGCGTATGCGATCGGCCGAATCAACGCACCTCGGTGGCTGCGCGGTCTCATGCCGGTGGTGATCATCCCGCTTCTCGCATCGATCGTCGCATCCGGCCTGCTGATCCTCTTCCTCGGGCGCCCGATTGCGACGCTGATGGAGTGGCTCAACACGTGGCTCACCGACCTTGCCGGCACCTCCGGCATCGTCATCGTCGGCGTCATCCTCGGCCTGATGATGTGCTTCGACCTCGGCGGCCCGGTGAACAAGGTCGCGTACGCCTTCGCCGTCGCAGGCCTCGGTGCAGCCACCGCGGAGAACCCGACGCCGTACCTGATCATGGGCGCGGTCATGACGGCCGGAATGGTGCCGCCGCTCGCGATGGCGTTCGCCTCGACGGTCCTCGCCCGACGCATGTTCACGCCGGTGGAGCGCGAGAACGGCGTGGCGGCGTGGCTCCTGGGAGCCGCGTTCATCAGCGAGGGCGCCATCCCGTTCGCTGCGGCCGACCCGCTGCGGGTCATCCCCGCATCGATGGTCGGTGGAGCAGTCACCGGCGCACTGACCATGCTGTTCGGCGTGCAGTCGCTCGCCCCGCACGGCGGCATCTTCGTGCTGTTCGCCATCAACCCGATCTGGGGCTTCCTCGTCGCTCTGATCGCCGGGGTCCTGGTGTCCGGCTTCCTCGTCGTGGCCTTCAAGCGATTCATCGCACCGAAGGAGCTCGCCGAGGCCGAGTCGATCCCTGCTGTCGCCGTCCCGGCCTGA
- a CDS encoding HPr family phosphocarrier protein, translating to MAERQATIASSSGLHARPAKLFVQAVQGKSVPVTIAVDGGPDLNAGSILSLMGLGASHGTVVTLKAEGDGAEQALDELVELLETDLDAE from the coding sequence ATGGCAGAACGTCAGGCCACCATCGCGAGCAGCTCCGGCCTGCACGCACGTCCGGCGAAGCTCTTCGTGCAGGCCGTGCAGGGCAAGAGCGTCCCCGTGACCATCGCGGTGGACGGCGGTCCCGACCTCAACGCGGGCAGCATCCTGTCCCTCATGGGCCTCGGGGCGTCGCATGGTACCGTCGTGACACTCAAGGCCGAGGGGGACGGTGCGGAGCAAGCGCTCGACGAGCTCGTCGAGCTGCTCGAGACCGATCTCGACGCCGAGTAG
- a CDS encoding MBL fold metallo-hydrolase, translated as MRVTKFEHATLTLLEAGRTLVIDPGAYTTPLIDLEDVVGIVITHEHPDHWTSEHLDRLLKAFPGTPIYGPEGVARAAAGYEVTAVHPGDTLELGPFRLEFFGGRHAVIHESIPVIDNVGVLVNDAFYYPGDSYAVPSGKDVRLLAAPVGAPWLKIGEAMDFVLAVAPRRAFGTHDMTLSVIGRDMGRARLRWAVEQDGGEFLALDPGASTDL; from the coding sequence ATGCGAGTGACCAAGTTCGAGCACGCCACCCTGACCCTCCTCGAAGCCGGGCGGACCCTGGTCATCGACCCTGGGGCGTACACCACCCCCCTCATCGACCTCGAGGACGTCGTGGGGATCGTGATCACCCACGAGCATCCCGACCACTGGACCTCAGAGCACCTCGACCGCCTGCTCAAGGCCTTCCCGGGCACGCCGATCTACGGGCCGGAGGGCGTCGCGCGCGCTGCCGCCGGGTACGAGGTGACCGCCGTGCACCCGGGCGACACGCTCGAACTCGGGCCGTTCCGCCTCGAGTTCTTCGGCGGCCGGCATGCGGTCATCCACGAGTCGATCCCGGTGATCGACAACGTCGGCGTCCTCGTCAACGACGCGTTCTACTATCCAGGGGACTCGTACGCGGTCCCGTCGGGCAAGGACGTGCGGCTGCTGGCTGCGCCCGTCGGGGCACCTTGGCTGAAGATCGGCGAGGCGATGGACTTCGTGCTCGCCGTCGCGCCGCGGCGCGCGTTCGGGACCCACGACATGACGCTGTCCGTCATCGGCCGGGACATGGGCCGCGCACGCCTGAGGTGGGCCGTCGAACAGGACGGCGGCGAGTTCCTGGCTCTCGACCCGGGAGCATCCACCGACCTGTGA
- a CDS encoding DUF4349 domain-containing protein: MSMQQPAGAPPELPELSAERVDEIEEALFADIARERTSRQARRAKRGRIWMAGGAAAAVIAVAAIIAPSVVPLVSGSAGSSDEAAVAPEVAPDAPVDSGADTGTMTSEDSGGGKDGDLGSQPGDAVMGDSATGEREIITAASATVSVDDVAVAARTIGNSAVAHDGYVESMSIGTNGEVYPIDPQSGVAYDTVPYPYSPDGAWITVRVPSDELPAVVAELSDVGEVTASSINRQDVTEQTVDLRARIDAAEASVDRLIDLMAEATNVADLIAAEAALSERQALLESYQQQLKMLEDQVAMSSLTVTLTPVVETVEADPAGFADGLTAGWNGLVATLNGIVIALGFLIPWLAVAAVAALIVWGIVRVVRGRRAARRADASAARAADEKIDDPLI; encoded by the coding sequence ATGAGCATGCAGCAGCCCGCGGGCGCGCCGCCGGAGCTTCCCGAGCTCAGCGCGGAGCGAGTGGATGAGATCGAAGAGGCGCTGTTCGCCGACATCGCGCGAGAGCGAACCTCCCGGCAGGCGCGCCGCGCGAAGCGCGGACGCATCTGGATGGCGGGCGGCGCCGCCGCCGCCGTCATCGCGGTCGCCGCGATCATCGCGCCGAGCGTCGTCCCACTCGTCTCCGGCAGCGCCGGGTCGTCCGACGAGGCCGCGGTCGCCCCGGAGGTCGCCCCCGATGCCCCCGTCGACTCCGGCGCGGACACCGGCACGATGACGTCGGAAGACAGCGGCGGCGGCAAGGACGGCGACCTCGGGTCGCAGCCCGGCGACGCCGTGATGGGCGACTCGGCGACGGGCGAGAGAGAGATCATCACCGCGGCGTCGGCGACCGTATCGGTCGACGATGTCGCCGTCGCCGCGCGGACGATCGGCAACTCCGCGGTCGCCCACGACGGGTACGTCGAGTCGATGAGCATCGGCACGAACGGCGAGGTCTACCCGATCGATCCGCAGAGCGGGGTCGCCTACGACACGGTCCCGTACCCCTACTCCCCCGACGGGGCATGGATCACGGTCCGCGTGCCGTCCGACGAGCTCCCGGCGGTGGTCGCCGAGCTCTCCGACGTCGGAGAGGTCACCGCTTCGTCGATCAACCGCCAGGACGTCACCGAGCAGACGGTGGACCTCCGTGCCCGCATCGACGCGGCCGAGGCATCCGTCGATCGCCTCATCGACCTCATGGCGGAGGCGACGAACGTCGCCGACCTCATCGCCGCCGAAGCCGCGCTCTCCGAACGGCAGGCGCTTCTCGAGTCCTACCAGCAGCAGCTGAAGATGCTGGAGGACCAGGTGGCCATGTCGTCGCTCACCGTCACCCTGACCCCCGTCGTGGAGACGGTGGAGGCCGACCCCGCCGGCTTCGCCGACGGCCTGACGGCGGGATGGAACGGACTCGTGGCGACCCTCAACGGCATCGTCATCGCTCTCGGCTTCCTCATCCCCTGGCTCGCCGTCGCCGCCGTCGCCGCACTCATCGTGTGGGGCATCGTGCGTGTCGTGCGCGGCCGGCGGGCGGCGAGGAGAGCGGATGCCTCGGCCGCCCGCGCTGCCGACGAGAAGATCGACGATCCGCTGATCTGA
- a CDS encoding RNA polymerase sigma factor has product MAQDTERDDAALVAQAASGSEHAFRALYRAYVRPVYWLAHGLVGNAADAEDVTQETFLVAWRKLPGLELAGESLLPWLATVCRFQAANRIRRQKRDREHTAAAADDTLPATVDVEEQVIGADLADRILQAVAGLSPLDRDIFRLCAAEGYAYQAAAEELGVAHGVVRNRLSRIRTRLRTVVKEST; this is encoded by the coding sequence ATGGCACAGGACACCGAGCGGGACGACGCCGCGCTCGTGGCGCAGGCCGCGAGCGGGAGCGAGCACGCCTTCCGCGCCCTCTACCGCGCCTACGTGCGACCGGTGTACTGGCTCGCCCACGGGCTGGTCGGAAACGCCGCCGACGCGGAGGACGTGACCCAGGAGACCTTCCTCGTCGCGTGGCGGAAGCTCCCGGGCCTCGAGCTGGCGGGCGAATCGCTGTTGCCGTGGCTGGCGACGGTGTGCCGCTTCCAGGCGGCGAACCGCATCCGCCGCCAGAAGCGCGACCGCGAGCACACGGCCGCGGCCGCCGACGACACGCTGCCGGCAACCGTGGATGTCGAGGAGCAGGTGATCGGCGCAGACCTGGCCGACCGCATCCTGCAGGCGGTCGCCGGGCTGAGCCCCCTCGATCGCGACATCTTCCGACTGTGCGCGGCTGAAGGGTACGCGTACCAGGCAGCCGCCGAAGAGCTGGGCGTCGCGCACGGCGTCGTCCGCAATCGTCTCTCCCGCATCCGGACGCGCCTCCGGACCGTTGTGAAGGAGAGCACATGA